The Streptomyces sp. NBC_00286 nucleotide sequence GGGCTCCCGCTGTGAGGCGATGAGCAGGACGTCGTCGCGGGCCGCCGCGACCACGTCGCCGATACGGGCGTACACCCGCTCCTCGATCCGGTCGGGCTTCCCGAACCAGCCCGCCGCGATCGCCTCGTCCCGGGACGCCACCCAGAACTGCTCGCCGAGCACCTCGCGCCAGCAGGTCAGTACGTCCGATTCGGCGCCCGGTACGGCGTACACATGCCGGGCGCGGCCCTCGCCGCCGAGCAGGGCGACGCCGGCGCGCAGCTCCCAGTCCTCGTCGAAGTCGATGCGGTGCGGCTCGCCGAAGGGGATGTCGATCATGCCGTGGTCGGCGGTGATGTACAGGGCCGTGCGCGGCGGCAGTTGCTCGGCCAGCCTCTGGACCAGGCGGTCCACGTACATGAGTTGTCCGCGCCAGGGGTCCGAGTCGACGCCGAAGCGGTGGCCCTTGCCGTCCACCTCGGCGTAGTACGTGTAGACCAACGAGCGGTCCCCGGCGGCCAGTTGCTCGGCCGCGAGGTCCATGCGCTCCTCGCCGGACAGGCGCCCGTGAAACGTTCCGCCGCTCAGCGCGACCCTCGTCAGGGGCGTGTTCTCGAAGGTCGGCGAGGAGACCTGTGCGCTGTGCACGCCCGCCCGGTCGGCCAGCTCGAAGACCGTGGGGTACGGCTGCCAGACGTTCGGCGGTGTCCAGGGGTTCCAGCGGAGCTGGTTCATCAGCTCG carries:
- a CDS encoding alkaline phosphatase family protein, translated to MAQPLWDHPEPLTIESAPVPEYGSGSLADLLPTLAAGMGVPNLAATLTDLTPADRNCVFLIDGLGWEQLRAHPEEAPFMSSLLGSSRGGTGRPITAAYPATTATSLATVGTGLAPGVHGLPGYTVRNPDTGELMNQLRWNPWTPPNVWQPYPTVFELADRAGVHSAQVSSPTFENTPLTRVALSGGTFHGRLSGEERMDLAAEQLAAGDRSLVYTYYAEVDGKGHRFGVDSDPWRGQLMYVDRLVQRLAEQLPPRTALYITADHGMIDIPFGEPHRIDFDEDWELRAGVALLGGEGRARHVYAVPGAESDVLTCWREVLGEQFWVASRDEAIAAGWFGKPDRIEERVYARIGDVVAAARDDVLLIASQREPKESSMLGNHGSLTPAEQLVPLLEVRS